The region CCAGCAGCGCCGCGATCCACGCGGCCTCGGCGCCGTCACCGGCGGGGGTCGAGGTGGCGTGGGCGTTGACGTGGACGACGTCGGCCGTGGCGAGGCCACTACGGCGGATCGCGGACTCGGCGGCCCGTCGTTGGCCCGCGCCCTCGGGGTCGGGCTTGACGATGTCGTAGGAGTCGGCGGTGATGCCGGCGCCGGCGAGCACGGCGTAGGGCGTGCGGCCGCGGGCCGCCGCGTCGGACGCGCGTTCGAGGACGAGCACGCCCGCCCCCTCCCCGAGCACGAAGCCGTCGCGGTTCTTGTCCCACGGCCGGGATGCACGCTCGGGCTCGTCGTTGCGGGTCGACATTGCGCGCATCTGCGCAAAGCCGGCGATGTTCAGCCGGTGGATGCATGCTTCGGTGCCGCCCACGAGCACGACGTCGGCCCGGCCCAGCTGCAGCAGGTCGAGGCCGTGCGCGACGGCCTCCGCCCCCGACGCGCAGGCGCTGACGGTGGTGTGGACGCCAGCACCCGCGCCGATCTCCAGACCCACGTACGCCGCGGCGCCGTTGGGCATGTTCATCGGGATGAGCAGCGGCGAGACGCGGTTCGGGCCCTTCTCGTTCAGGATGTCGTACTGCGTGAGCAGGCTCGTCACGCCACCGATGCCGGTGCCGATGACGACCGCCACGCGCAGCGGATCCAGGCCGTTCTCGCTGGCCCTGCCGGTGAACCCGGCATCATGCCAGGCCTGGCGGGCGGCGACGATGGCCGCCTGCTCGCTGCGGTCGAGCCGGCGCGCCTGGACGCGCGGCAGGACCTCGGTCGGTTCGACCGCCATCCGGGCCGCGATGCGCACGGAGAGGTCGGTCGCCCACTCGTCGGTGAGCGCGACGACGCCGGACCGGCCCTCGATCAGGCCGTTCCAGAACGTCGCCACGTCACCGCCGAGTGGGGTCGTGGCGCCCAGACCGGTGACGACGACGGTGTCGTGGTCGCTGTCGGTGTGTGCGCTCGGAGTCATCTCAGCCGTTCTCGACGATGTAGTCGACGGCGTCCTTGACGGTCTTCAGGTCCGACAGCTTGTCGTCGGGGATCTTGACGCCGAACTGCGTCTCGGCCTCCATCGCGACCTCGACCATGGACAGCGAGTCGACGTCGAGGTCGTC is a window of Jatrophihabitans endophyticus DNA encoding:
- a CDS encoding beta-ketoacyl-[acyl-carrier-protein] synthase family protein, producing MTPSAHTDSDHDTVVVTGLGATTPLGGDVATFWNGLIEGRSGVVALTDEWATDLSVRIAARMAVEPTEVLPRVQARRLDRSEQAAIVAARQAWHDAGFTGRASENGLDPLRVAVVIGTGIGGVTSLLTQYDILNEKGPNRVSPLLIPMNMPNGAAAYVGLEIGAGAGVHTTVSACASGAEAVAHGLDLLQLGRADVVLVGGTEACIHRLNIAGFAQMRAMSTRNDEPERASRPWDKNRDGFVLGEGAGVLVLERASDAAARGRTPYAVLAGAGITADSYDIVKPDPEGAGQRRAAESAIRRSGLATADVVHVNAHATSTPAGDGAEAAWIAALLGDSAVVTATKSMTGHLLGAAGAIEAIATVLAVNNDLVPPTINLDDPDDGLRVDVPDKAREMPVPAALNDSFGFGGHNVSLLFRKA
- a CDS encoding acyl carrier protein is translated as MPSSDEVRQGLASILAEVADVNPDDVSDDKSFVDDLDVDSLSMVEVAMEAETQFGVKIPDDKLSDLKTVKDAVDYIVENG